The Gloeobacter violaceus PCC 7421 DNA window CATTCCCGAACTGCCCGGCCTGGCGGGGTTGCCTCTGCTCACCAACTTGAACATCTTCGACCTCGAAACCCTGCCCAGGTGCACATTGATCCTGGGGGGCGGCTACATCGGCCTCGAACTCGGGCAGGGACTGGCGCGCCTGGGCAGCGAGGTGCACATCGTCCATAACCACGAGCGCCTGCTCAACCACGAGGAACCGGAGGTGGGCGAAGTGTTGGCTGAGGCCCTGCGCCGGGACGGCATCCACCTGCACCTGCAGAGCGAGGTGAGCCAGGCGGTGTACCAGGACGGTATCTGCGCGCTTACCCTCGAAGACGGACAGATTTTGCGGGGGGAGGCGGCCCTGCTCGCCGCCGCCGGCCGCACGCCGAACACCGCTGCCCTGGGCGCTCCGGCGGCGGGCATCGCCCTTGACAAGCAGGGCTACGTGGCCATCGACGAGCACTTTCGCACCACCGCTGCGGGGGTGTACGCCATCGGCGATGTGGCCCGGCAGCCCGCCTTCACCCACGTCTCCTGGGAGGATTACCGGCGCTTGCAGGCGATCTTGGGCGGCGAGGAGCGCACCCGCTCCGATCGGGTGCTGGGCTACGCGGTCTACACCGAACCGCAGGTCGGGCGGGTGGGGCTGACGCTCGATCAGGCGCTGGCCAAGGGCCATCGGGCGCGCTCGGTGACCTTGCCCATGGCCCACATCGCCCGGGCGATCGAGTGGGGACACGACCTTGGTTTCTATCGGCTGGTGGTGGACGAAGACACCGACAAAATTCTCGGGGCGACCCTGGTGGGTTACGAGGCGGCGGAAATCGTCCATGTGCTGCTCGCCCACATGCAGGCAGATTCAACCTGGAAGGTCCTCGAACAATCCGTCCACATCCATCCGACTTACTGCGAAGCGCTACCCAGTTTGGCTCGACTGTTGAAACAGTAAGTTTAGGACAGAAGCAGCAGAATCAAAACTCTCTGCGACCGAAAACGGTAATGGCAAGAGCGAGCAGGATGCCGGTGTAGAGAAGGCCGTAGGCTCCGGCTTGCACCAGTTCGGTTGTCGGTGGAATCTGGCCGAAGACGGCGCCGTTGCGCAGATTGAGCCGTTCAAGATCCGGCAGGATCAAATAAAGAATCCGGGTGGTCTGCTCGATGGAGGCACTGCCGGCAAGGCGGCCGAGTTTGAGCAGATCCTGGGTGAAGTGGCCTACTAAGTAGAGACACAGCGTAAAGATCGAAGCCATCACCGCGCTGGCGAAGCTTCCGAAAAATAAAGCCGCCGCCACCAACAACAGCAGTTCGATGTAGATAAAGACCATCGAGAGCAACAACGGCGAACCGAGGCCATCTATCGGTATCCGCTCGATCCAGATCACCCCGAAAAAACAAAGGGCCATCGCCGCTACCAACAGAGCAATCACCGCCGCGAGGCCCAGGTGCTTGCCCAGGATAAATTCCCCCCGCCCAAGGGGTTTGGAGAGCAGCACGAAGATCGTTCGCTTGTCGATTTCTTTGCTGAGCAGGTTGGTGCCCAGGAAGATAGCCACCACCAGGCCAAACAGGTGCATCGCCCCCAGGCCGAGATCGAGGATGATTTTGTACTCGGCCCCGGCGCTGAGGTCCGGCAGTAACCTTGCCCCTACCAGCAACAGCACCGCAAACAGGGCAATCAGATACAAAATGCGGTCGCGGACCGACTCGCGAAAGACGTTGCTCGCCACTGCCCAGATCCGAACCGCGTTCACTCGACCCCGCTCCCCCGCTGTTCAACACCAGAATGCCGCAGCCGGTCCAACCGCGCCAAACGCCAGCCGCCACCGTCCACAGATTCCCACCTGGGGCAGGGGGCGAGGGTCACTATCGACAGCAACCTGGCAGAAGGACATACAGGAGACCGGCATGATTCGATTGACCCGCGCGCTTGTCGCCGTGGTGGCTGTCGGGGCCACCGCAAGCGCTTGGTTGTTTCCGGCGGCAGCCCAGACTACAACCACCCCGGGAGGAACCGCCCCCGGACCTGCAACAGTGCCCAACAGCAGCCCGATCAACCCGAACCCGCCTGCTACCCCCGTTTATGCCGGTCCGAATCAACCGGGAACAAACGTCAATCCCAGTTCCTCTGGTGTTTACAGCAATCCGAGCGGGACCGTTTCGCCCGGACCGGCCGGCAGTCCCTCGACTGTCAACCCGGCTTCCCCAGGTTCACCAGCCGGTTCGACACTCAACCCCCAGCCCTCCGCAACCCCTACCCCGAACCCAACCACCGTCCCGCCAAGCGGTACGGCTGCGACGACCAATCCCAGGTAGATCCGTACAGAAATGCCTGCCCCGGTAAAGTAGGCAAAAAAGCAGGAAACGGCCTGGGAGAAAGGCGAAGTTCACGAAAGCTCCCAGGCCGGTAATGCTGCTATCCGAGTTGTATCTTCAGTCGAAATCTTGGCCTACTTCATTTTGGGATTGGCTCTGAGGATATCCATGTTCGCTTTGAGCGCCGCCTTGGTCTGTTC harbors:
- a CDS encoding ABC transporter permease gives rise to the protein MNAVRIWAVASNVFRESVRDRILYLIALFAVLLLVGARLLPDLSAGAEYKIILDLGLGAMHLFGLVVAIFLGTNLLSKEIDKRTIFVLLSKPLGRGEFILGKHLGLAAVIALLVAAMALCFFGVIWIERIPIDGLGSPLLLSMVFIYIELLLLVAAALFFGSFASAVMASIFTLCLYLVGHFTQDLLKLGRLAGSASIEQTTRILYLILPDLERLNLRNGAVFGQIPPTTELVQAGAYGLLYTGILLALAITVFGRREF
- a CDS encoding FAD-dependent oxidoreductase is translated as MEKADVIVIGSGQGGVPLAVDQARSGRRVVLFERGALGGSCINYGCTPSKALLAAAHAAGRARLAAPLGIHAEVTVDFARVMERVRGIRASFRQGIEQRLADAGVQIVHAEASFAGSSTVVGGGVEVQAPLVVINTGTGPTIPELPGLAGLPLLTNLNIFDLETLPRCTLILGGGYIGLELGQGLARLGSEVHIVHNHERLLNHEEPEVGEVLAEALRRDGIHLHLQSEVSQAVYQDGICALTLEDGQILRGEAALLAAAGRTPNTAALGAPAAGIALDKQGYVAIDEHFRTTAAGVYAIGDVARQPAFTHVSWEDYRRLQAILGGEERTRSDRVLGYAVYTEPQVGRVGLTLDQALAKGHRARSVTLPMAHIARAIEWGHDLGFYRLVVDEDTDKILGATLVGYEAAEIVHVLLAHMQADSTWKVLEQSVHIHPTYCEALPSLARLLKQ